AGTACCTGATATAATCAAGGGAGAGACAAAATAAAGGGTTGTTTATTATGCACCAGTTGCGTCATTCCGGCTTGTCCGGAATCCTTCTGGGAAAAGATTCCGGACAAGCCGGAATGACAGATTTTAAACTGACTTTAAATAATAATTCAGGAGGTTTGTTATGTCATTATCAGATATCTTTCAAAAGACGTTCATGGCAGGGCTTGGGATGCAGGAGAAGTTCAAGGAGTTTGTAGACGAGCTTATCGATAAAGGCGAGCTCAGCGAGGCGCAGGGCAAGAAGCTCTTTGACGAATGGTCTATAAAGGCCGGCAAGACCAAAGAAGACTTTGAAAAGAACATAACCGACCTTATTAATAAATCACTCGATACGGTCAACATACCTAAGAAATCGGAAGTCGAGGAACTTAATAAAAAGCTCCAGGCTCTTTCAAAGAAAGTTGACAAACTCGAAAGATCGCTCGACAAAAACTGAGTATAAGATATGGCATTCTCAGGATTGCTAAGGTTCTGGCGGGGATACAGGAATATAGCCCGCATAAGACAGATAGTAAATGTATTTCTTAAACACGGCTTCGGGCAGTTCATCGAACAGATAAACCTTCAAAGATTTATCCCTATCAGAAAGAGGATCAGGGTATTCGGCCAGTGGAAGGAGCCTGAAAAAATATCTATCCCAGCAAGGCTCAGGATAGCCTTTAGCGAGCTCGGCCCCTCCTTCATAAAGCTCGCCCAGATCCTCTCATCAAGGCCTGACATTAT
This genomic stretch from Nitrospirota bacterium harbors:
- a CDS encoding phasin family protein gives rise to the protein MSLSDIFQKTFMAGLGMQEKFKEFVDELIDKGELSEAQGKKLFDEWSIKAGKTKEDFEKNITDLINKSLDTVNIPKKSEVEELNKKLQALSKKVDKLERSLDKN